In Corynebacterium ulcerans, one genomic interval encodes:
- a CDS encoding UDP-N-acetylmuramate dehydrogenase, with product MTDTSLTQTFAEIRPEIERHADTRVESLSFSELTTLHLGGTPIAAVRCGSRESVAHVVKLLDAHRIPLLVVGGGSNLVIADGDIPVVAVIVECEEISADMHTGRLVADAGAVWDDVVAFAVDAGLGGIECLSGIPGSAGATPVQNVGAYGAEIADVLVSVELLDRTTGEISEVPAADLELAYRYSNLKFTGRAVVLGITLQLSPDGLSAPLRFGELARMLGVEAPGVEETRWNIREVREAVLQLRRSKGMVYDPADHDTWSAGSFFTNPIISDALLETVRVRVAEVCESEEAAAMPCYAMGPGAWKLSAAWLIDRAGYKKGYPEGAPARLSTKHTLALTNRGNATTTDLVALAHDIRDGVHETFGVALEPEPVWIGVEF from the coding sequence GTGACGGATACATCGCTGACCCAAACATTCGCCGAAATTCGCCCCGAGATCGAGCGTCATGCCGATACTCGTGTCGAGTCTCTTTCCTTCTCCGAACTGACTACTCTCCATCTCGGTGGCACACCTATCGCCGCTGTTCGTTGCGGCTCGCGTGAGTCTGTGGCGCACGTGGTGAAGCTTCTCGACGCCCACCGTATCCCACTGCTTGTTGTGGGTGGGGGATCCAATCTTGTGATCGCTGACGGCGATATTCCAGTCGTTGCTGTGATCGTAGAATGCGAAGAAATTTCAGCAGACATGCATACTGGACGTCTTGTGGCAGACGCCGGTGCAGTGTGGGACGACGTCGTCGCGTTTGCCGTCGACGCAGGACTCGGGGGCATCGAGTGTCTTTCCGGGATACCCGGCTCTGCGGGGGCGACCCCTGTACAAAACGTTGGAGCGTATGGGGCGGAGATCGCGGACGTTTTGGTGAGCGTCGAGCTTTTGGATCGTACTACTGGTGAGATTTCTGAAGTCCCGGCTGCGGACTTAGAGCTGGCGTATAGATATTCCAACTTGAAGTTCACTGGTAGGGCCGTAGTGCTAGGTATTACGCTGCAGCTCTCCCCAGACGGGCTTTCTGCGCCACTGCGATTTGGGGAATTAGCACGCATGTTAGGCGTAGAGGCCCCTGGTGTGGAAGAAACCCGCTGGAATATCCGGGAAGTGAGAGAAGCTGTCCTGCAGCTGCGTCGGAGTAAGGGAATGGTCTATGACCCAGCTGACCACGACACGTGGTCTGCCGGATCGTTTTTTACCAATCCGATTATTAGCGATGCTCTCTTGGAAACAGTGCGGGTGCGAGTGGCGGAAGTCTGCGAATCAGAGGAAGCTGCCGCCATGCCGTGCTACGCGATGGGTCCCGGTGCATGGAAGCTTTCTGCAGCCTGGCTGATAGATAGGGCTGGATATAAGAAGGGCTATCCCGAAGGCGCGCCGGCTCGCCTTTCCACTAAACACACCTTGGCCCTGACTAACCGGGGTAACGCGACCACAACAGATCTGGTGGCGTTGGCACACGATATTCGTGATGGAGTCCACGAAACTTTTGGAGTAGCTCTGGAGCCTGAGCCGGTGTGGATCGGTGTCGAATTTTAG
- a CDS encoding long-chain-fatty-acid--CoA ligase — translation MSAFETKAWLQYYPSWTPHSLDYGDTTLLDIYDNNLAINADKPATYFFGKRQSYAELDKQVRSAAAGLRALGVRAGDRVAICLPNCPQHVAAYYAVLKLGATVVEHNPLYTAHELEAPFTDHGARVAIVWDKAASTLEKLRRTTPLETIVSVNMIDAMPPLQKYALKLPIPALMKKRDALTAPAPNTIPWQILTGNALGGQGEDIVSCPEVTKDSVALILYTSGTTGAPKGAQLTHGGLFANLLQGKAWIQGLGDQDERLLGAIPMFHAYGVTIVLNLAIYIGGEMVLLPAPQIPLIMQIMKKETPTWVPGVPTLYQKIVEAAEKDGISISGIRNSFSGASTLPVDTVTHWEALTGGLLVEGYGLTETSPIIVGNPMTTDRRPGYVGIPFPDTEVRIANPENLDETMPDGQEGEVLVRGPQVFAGYLNQPEATARSFHNDWYRTGDVGIMEEDGFIKLVARIKEVIITGGFNVYPVEVEDVLRQHPDVLEAAVVGLPRGDGSESVVAAITLNEGAALDPEGLKDYCRENLTRYKVPRTFYHFEELAKDQLGKIRRREVQTELIQKLKK, via the coding sequence ATGTCAGCATTTGAGACCAAAGCGTGGCTACAGTACTACCCCAGCTGGACACCCCACAGTCTTGATTATGGAGACACCACCCTCCTTGATATTTATGACAACAACCTAGCCATCAATGCCGACAAACCTGCCACTTACTTCTTTGGTAAGCGCCAGAGCTACGCGGAGTTGGATAAGCAAGTACGCAGTGCAGCTGCTGGACTCCGCGCACTCGGCGTCCGCGCAGGCGACCGAGTGGCCATTTGCCTTCCCAACTGCCCTCAGCATGTCGCTGCCTACTATGCGGTGCTCAAGCTTGGGGCGACCGTCGTCGAGCACAACCCTCTTTACACAGCACATGAGCTGGAAGCACCATTCACCGACCATGGCGCTCGCGTAGCTATCGTGTGGGATAAAGCTGCATCTACTCTGGAAAAACTACGACGCACCACCCCGCTGGAAACCATCGTGTCAGTCAATATGATCGACGCGATGCCGCCACTGCAAAAATATGCACTCAAGCTCCCTATCCCTGCTCTGATGAAAAAGCGCGATGCTCTTACCGCGCCGGCACCTAACACCATTCCCTGGCAGATCCTCACCGGTAATGCGCTCGGCGGCCAGGGCGAAGACATTGTCTCTTGCCCCGAAGTCACCAAAGATTCCGTAGCGCTCATCCTGTACACCTCGGGCACTACAGGAGCACCCAAGGGCGCCCAACTTACCCACGGCGGACTCTTTGCTAATCTCCTGCAAGGAAAAGCCTGGATCCAAGGACTTGGCGACCAAGATGAGCGACTCCTCGGAGCCATCCCCATGTTCCATGCATACGGCGTCACCATCGTTCTCAACCTAGCGATCTACATTGGCGGAGAAATGGTTTTGCTACCAGCTCCTCAAATTCCATTGATCATGCAGATCATGAAGAAAGAGACCCCCACCTGGGTCCCTGGCGTCCCCACTCTGTATCAAAAGATCGTCGAAGCCGCAGAGAAAGACGGAATCTCTATTTCCGGAATCCGTAATTCTTTCTCAGGCGCTTCCACGCTGCCAGTAGACACAGTTACACACTGGGAAGCTCTCACAGGAGGACTCCTCGTCGAAGGCTATGGGCTTACGGAAACCTCTCCCATTATCGTGGGCAACCCAATGACTACTGATCGACGCCCTGGTTATGTAGGCATTCCTTTCCCTGACACTGAGGTCCGCATCGCTAATCCCGAGAATCTCGACGAGACGATGCCAGACGGACAAGAAGGCGAAGTCCTCGTTCGAGGCCCTCAAGTATTTGCCGGCTACCTCAATCAGCCTGAAGCCACCGCACGTAGCTTCCATAATGATTGGTACCGCACAGGCGACGTTGGAATCATGGAAGAAGACGGTTTTATCAAACTCGTTGCCCGGATTAAGGAAGTAATCATCACCGGAGGCTTCAATGTTTATCCGGTAGAGGTAGAAGATGTTCTGCGCCAACACCCAGACGTCTTAGAAGCTGCCGTCGTCGGCCTCCCTCGCGGTGATGGATCTGAGTCAGTTGTCGCCGCGATCACTCTCAATGAAGGCGCCGCACTTGATCCCGAGGGGCTCAAAGATTATTGCCGAGAGAATCTCACTCGCTACAAAGTCCCGCGCACCTTCTATCACTTTGAGGAGCTTGCCAAAGATCAGCTTGGAAAGATCCGTCGCCGTGAGGTTCAAACAGAACTGATCCAGAAGCTCAAGAAGTAA
- the mshA gene encoding D-inositol-3-phosphate glycosyltransferase — protein sequence MRIAMISMHTSPLQQPGSGDAGGMNVYVLSIARELARRGLDVDVFTRATRLGHGEIVDVEPGLRVINIVAGPYEGLSKEELPTQLAAFAGGIVQFVKCNALTYDVVHSHYWLSGQVGWLLRDLWEIPLVHTAHTLAAVKNFHSSTSDMRESEARRICEQQLVDNADILVVNTPEETSDLVRHYDALPDKVAVIAPGTDISLFTPGTQRNTEVSRRCLGIPLHIKVIAFVGRLQEFKGPQVLLAAVAELIRRDPDRELRVIFCGGPSGAAATVEHYIELSRRLGLGKRVRFLDPRPPEELVSIYQAADIVAVPSYNESFGLVAMEAQASGTPVIAARVGGLPIAVSDGETGLLVDGHAPEIWADALAQLLDDDALRIQMGAEAVRHAANFTWAASAEKLEEVYETALNIDVDECKERHAEG from the coding sequence ATGCGCATAGCCATGATTTCGATGCACACATCACCGCTGCAGCAGCCGGGTAGCGGCGATGCCGGTGGAATGAACGTTTATGTTTTGTCGATAGCGCGGGAGCTGGCGCGTCGTGGGCTAGACGTGGACGTTTTTACACGGGCGACACGCCTCGGTCACGGAGAGATCGTCGACGTAGAGCCAGGCCTTCGGGTTATTAATATCGTGGCGGGACCTTATGAAGGGTTGTCTAAAGAGGAGCTGCCTACTCAGCTGGCAGCATTCGCAGGCGGAATAGTGCAGTTTGTAAAGTGCAATGCGCTGACTTATGACGTAGTGCATAGTCATTATTGGCTGTCTGGCCAGGTGGGGTGGCTGCTGCGCGATCTCTGGGAGATTCCGCTGGTCCATACTGCTCATACGCTGGCGGCTGTGAAAAATTTCCATAGCTCGACTTCTGATATGCGTGAGTCGGAAGCTCGCCGGATTTGTGAACAACAACTGGTGGATAATGCGGATATTTTAGTGGTGAACACTCCGGAAGAAACCAGCGACCTTGTTCGTCATTATGATGCACTGCCGGACAAGGTGGCGGTGATCGCGCCGGGCACGGATATTTCCCTTTTCACGCCGGGTACGCAGCGCAATACGGAGGTGTCTCGACGGTGCCTGGGAATTCCTTTGCATATCAAGGTCATTGCTTTTGTGGGAAGGCTGCAGGAGTTTAAAGGCCCACAAGTGTTGCTTGCTGCTGTGGCTGAGCTGATACGCCGCGATCCTGATCGTGAACTTCGAGTTATTTTTTGTGGTGGCCCATCTGGCGCTGCAGCGACCGTTGAGCATTACATCGAATTAAGCCGGCGTTTGGGGCTAGGTAAACGAGTGAGGTTCCTTGACCCGCGTCCGCCGGAAGAACTGGTTTCTATCTATCAAGCAGCGGATATTGTTGCGGTGCCCTCTTATAACGAGTCGTTTGGTCTTGTTGCTATGGAGGCTCAGGCGAGCGGAACACCAGTGATTGCGGCTCGGGTAGGTGGTCTACCCATTGCAGTGTCCGATGGGGAGACTGGGTTGCTTGTCGACGGTCACGCGCCGGAAATCTGGGCTGACGCACTGGCGCAGCTGCTTGACGACGATGCGCTGCGGATCCAGATGGGAGCGGAAGCGGTTCGCCATGCTGCGAACTTTACGTGGGCTGCCTCTGCAGAGAAGCTAGAGGAAGTCTATGAGACTGCGCTCAATATTGATGTTGACGAATGTAAAGAGCGTCATGCTGAGGGGTAA
- a CDS encoding phosphoglyceromutase has product MTIGKLILLRHGQSEWNASNQFTGWVDVNLTEQGEAEAKRGGEMLKQQDVLPTVVYTSLLRRAIRTANIALNAADRHWIPVVRDWRLNERHYGALQGLNKAETKDKYGADQFMEWRRSYGTPPPELEDSSEFSQANDPRYADLPQVPRTECLKDVVDRFVPYFEEEILPRAQKGETVLIAAHGNSLRALVKHLDNISDADIAELNIPTGIPLVYELDQDGKVLNPGGTYLDPEAAAAGAAAVAAQGGK; this is encoded by the coding sequence ATGACTATCGGAAAACTGATTCTTCTCCGTCACGGACAAAGCGAGTGGAACGCCTCCAACCAATTTACTGGTTGGGTGGACGTTAACCTCACCGAGCAAGGCGAGGCCGAGGCCAAACGTGGCGGCGAGATGCTGAAGCAACAGGATGTCCTGCCAACTGTTGTGTACACATCACTTCTTCGTCGAGCAATCCGCACCGCCAACATCGCGCTTAACGCAGCAGATCGCCATTGGATCCCTGTCGTGCGCGACTGGCGTCTCAACGAGCGTCACTATGGTGCGCTGCAGGGTCTGAACAAGGCTGAGACCAAGGATAAGTACGGCGCAGATCAGTTCATGGAATGGCGTCGTTCCTACGGAACTCCTCCTCCAGAGCTGGAAGATTCCAGCGAGTTCTCCCAGGCCAACGATCCTCGCTATGCCGATCTTCCTCAGGTGCCACGCACAGAATGCCTGAAAGACGTCGTGGACCGTTTTGTTCCTTATTTTGAAGAGGAAATCCTGCCGCGGGCACAGAAGGGCGAGACTGTTCTTATTGCAGCGCATGGCAATTCTTTGCGTGCATTAGTCAAGCATCTTGACAATATCTCGGATGCAGATATTGCCGAGCTCAATATTCCTACTGGAATTCCGCTGGTATACGAGCTTGACCAGGACGGAAAGGTTCTTAACCCGGGTGGCACCTACCTTGATCCAGAGGCAGCGGCAGCAGGTGCTGCGGCAGTTGCTGCACAAGGCGGCAAATAA
- a CDS encoding sensor histidine kinase: MNVLLAFVLGAALMGLALPAFKWVQGRPGRYHRTLAGAHANQVTTVGQMLHLAVQGSPTGVTVVDRTGSVLLSNARAHDMGIVHERTLNPDIWALSQEVFEDRDTHSLELAIADRRTRITSVRAMVKPLTLVDDRYVIVFSTDESENQRMEAARRDFVANVSHELKTPVGGMALLAEAITQGSDDQEQVEYFGKRLQKEAHRLADMINELISLSKLQGAEALPDLQPVAVDEIIDEALSRNHLAAENAGIELTRGKKCGVEVMGDRSLLVTAVSNLISNAINYSPNAMPVSVTTKVLFDELVLIRVIDSGIGISPENQSRVFERFFRVDKARSRSTGGTGLGLAIVKHVAANHGGDVKLWSRPGTGSTFTIDLPIYHPEEPASADSVDTESDSELLLHPSVPRGDSRRKDKA; this comes from the coding sequence GTGAACGTTTTACTAGCTTTCGTATTGGGCGCGGCTCTTATGGGCCTCGCCCTACCCGCGTTTAAATGGGTGCAAGGACGGCCCGGGCGATACCATCGAACGCTCGCCGGCGCCCATGCCAACCAGGTGACTACGGTGGGGCAAATGCTGCACTTGGCTGTGCAGGGATCGCCCACGGGAGTCACTGTGGTGGATCGCACGGGCAGTGTTCTCTTGTCCAATGCGCGGGCTCATGACATGGGCATTGTGCATGAAAGAACCCTGAATCCTGATATTTGGGCGCTTTCCCAAGAGGTTTTTGAGGATCGGGATACCCACTCCCTGGAGTTGGCTATTGCAGATAGGCGTACGCGCATTACGTCGGTACGGGCGATGGTGAAACCCCTCACTTTGGTGGATGACCGCTACGTGATCGTCTTTAGTACCGATGAATCAGAGAATCAGCGTATGGAGGCTGCACGGCGGGACTTTGTGGCCAATGTGTCTCACGAGCTGAAAACCCCGGTGGGGGGCATGGCTTTGCTAGCAGAGGCAATAACGCAAGGCTCAGATGATCAAGAGCAGGTTGAATACTTTGGTAAACGCCTACAAAAAGAGGCGCATCGGCTTGCAGACATGATTAATGAGCTGATCTCCTTGTCTAAGCTGCAGGGGGCGGAGGCCCTGCCTGATCTACAGCCAGTTGCGGTGGATGAGATCATCGATGAAGCCCTGAGCCGGAATCACCTCGCCGCCGAGAATGCGGGCATTGAGCTGACGCGGGGGAAGAAGTGCGGCGTTGAAGTGATGGGGGATAGAAGCCTTTTGGTTACGGCAGTATCCAACCTCATCAGCAACGCTATTAATTATTCTCCGAATGCGATGCCGGTATCAGTGACCACCAAAGTGCTTTTCGACGAGCTCGTGCTCATCCGCGTTATCGACAGCGGCATTGGTATCTCCCCAGAAAACCAAAGTCGAGTTTTTGAGCGATTCTTCCGAGTGGACAAAGCACGGTCGCGCTCTACCGGAGGAACCGGTTTGGGTCTGGCTATTGTGAAGCACGTTGCTGCTAATCATGGAGGGGATGTAAAACTGTGGTCACGTCCCGGAACCGGCTCGACGTTTACCATTGACTTACCGATCTATCACCCCGAGGAACCTGCGTCTGCAGATTCCGTTGATACCGAATCGGATTCAGAATTATTGCTCCACCCCAGCGTGCCTCGTGGGGACTCTCGCCGAAAGGACAAGGCCTAA
- a CDS encoding response regulator transcription factor, with translation MITILLVEDEESLADPLAFLLRKEGFEVVVAGDGPTALVEFEKNDIDIVLLDLMLPGMSGTDVCKRLRKVSSVPVIMVTARDSEIDKVVGLELGADDYVTKPYSARELIARIRAVLRRGGEQQVAEYEEDGDDILGGDRVRMDVERHTVTVAGESISMPLKEFDLLEYLMRNSGRVLTRGQLIDRIWGADYVGDTKTLDVHVKRLRSKIEEEPSSPKHLVTVRGLGYKFED, from the coding sequence ATGATTACTATTCTTCTGGTTGAAGATGAAGAGTCCCTTGCTGATCCGCTGGCGTTTTTATTACGCAAGGAGGGGTTTGAGGTGGTCGTCGCTGGCGACGGCCCTACAGCGCTAGTGGAATTTGAAAAGAACGACATCGACATCGTGCTGCTCGACCTCATGTTGCCTGGCATGTCTGGAACCGACGTGTGCAAGCGGTTGCGCAAGGTGTCGAGTGTCCCAGTGATTATGGTGACCGCTCGCGACTCTGAGATAGACAAGGTCGTGGGCCTGGAACTTGGCGCAGACGATTATGTGACTAAGCCTTATTCGGCGAGAGAACTTATTGCACGAATTCGCGCAGTGTTGCGACGCGGTGGCGAGCAACAAGTAGCAGAATATGAGGAAGACGGCGACGACATCCTCGGTGGTGACCGCGTACGCATGGACGTGGAACGCCACACGGTTACCGTGGCAGGAGAAAGCATTTCTATGCCACTGAAAGAATTTGACCTGTTGGAATATCTCATGCGTAACTCTGGGCGAGTCCTCACGAGGGGTCAGCTTATCGACCGCATCTGGGGCGCAGATTACGTGGGAGATACCAAGACACTGGACGTCCACGTTAAGCGCCTGCGCTCCAAGATTGAAGAAGAACCTTCTTCTCCTAAACATCTGGTTACAGTGCGGGGATTGGGCTACAAGTTTGAAGATTAG
- a CDS encoding Ppx/GppA phosphatase family protein, whose amino-acid sequence MRLGVLDVGSNTVHLVAVDAQQGGRPTPMSDWKTTLKLVGYLDKKGAITAAGVDKLVASVAEAAALAQQLGCEELMPFATSAVRSATNSEEVLAEVSKHTGVNLEVLSGRDEARLTFLAVRRWYGWSAGRIINLDIGGGSLEMSTGENENPDAAFSLDLGAARLTHNWFDTDPPERKKINLLRDFIDAELVESAKTLKAYGEARLAVGTSKTCRTLGRLTGAAPSSAGPFVKRELSAPGLRQLIAFISRMTAADRAELEGVSANRSQQIVAGALVAEAAMRALGIEHLEICPWALREGVILRRIEQGIVPKETLLVEKWER is encoded by the coding sequence GTGCGATTAGGTGTATTGGACGTGGGAAGTAACACGGTTCACTTGGTGGCGGTGGACGCCCAACAGGGTGGTCGCCCGACTCCAATGAGTGACTGGAAAACCACCTTAAAGCTGGTGGGCTATCTGGATAAGAAGGGGGCTATCACCGCTGCCGGAGTGGATAAACTCGTGGCTTCGGTTGCGGAAGCCGCTGCTTTAGCTCAGCAACTTGGATGTGAAGAGCTCATGCCTTTTGCTACTTCTGCGGTGCGTTCAGCAACTAACTCTGAAGAGGTGCTTGCGGAGGTCTCCAAACATACGGGGGTTAACCTTGAAGTGCTCTCTGGCAGGGACGAAGCCAGATTGACTTTTCTTGCCGTACGCCGTTGGTATGGTTGGTCGGCCGGGCGGATTATTAACCTGGATATTGGTGGCGGATCGCTAGAAATGTCGACGGGGGAGAACGAGAACCCGGATGCAGCTTTCTCTTTGGACCTCGGTGCCGCTCGTCTTACGCACAATTGGTTTGATACGGATCCCCCTGAGCGTAAAAAAATCAACCTTCTGCGGGACTTTATTGATGCTGAATTGGTTGAGAGCGCGAAAACACTGAAGGCCTATGGTGAGGCGCGCCTGGCTGTGGGAACCTCAAAAACTTGCCGCACCTTGGGTCGTCTCACTGGTGCTGCTCCTTCTTCTGCCGGTCCCTTTGTTAAGAGAGAGCTTAGTGCCCCTGGTCTGCGGCAATTGATTGCTTTTATCTCCAGGATGACGGCCGCGGATCGGGCGGAGTTGGAAGGCGTGAGTGCTAATAGATCGCAGCAGATTGTAGCGGGGGCGCTTGTTGCAGAAGCCGCTATGAGAGCGCTCGGAATTGAACATTTAGAAATTTGCCCATGGGCACTCCGTGAGGGCGTCATACTTCGGCGTATAGAACAGGGTATTGTGCCAAAGGAAACCCTTTTAGTAGAGAAGTGGGAGAGATGA
- the proC gene encoding pyrroline-5-carboxylate reductase — translation MTSIAVIGGGKIGEALISGLIAAGMSPKNINVTNRNVEHGQALKEKYGIVSFTENIPAVDEVDVVFLCVKPKQIINVVEEIADAVDNNSNTIVVSMAAGVSTAAIEEILAAGSPVIRVMPNTPMLVGKGNSAVAPGRFADQSAVEQVCKLLETVGNVTLIEESDLDAVVALSGSSPAYVFLFAEALIDAGVHLGLNRDQAKELAVNAFYGAAAMLKETGEEPAQLRSNVCSPAGTTIAAIRELEESGLRGMVYRAAEAAAKRNNELG, via the coding sequence ATGACTTCAATTGCAGTGATTGGTGGCGGCAAGATCGGTGAAGCCCTTATCTCGGGGCTCATTGCTGCGGGCATGAGCCCTAAAAATATCAACGTCACCAACAGGAACGTGGAGCACGGTCAGGCTCTTAAAGAAAAGTACGGCATCGTATCTTTTACGGAGAATATTCCTGCCGTTGACGAGGTTGACGTTGTATTTTTATGCGTCAAACCAAAACAGATTATTAATGTGGTTGAGGAGATCGCAGACGCGGTCGATAACAACTCCAACACCATCGTGGTTTCTATGGCGGCAGGTGTGAGTACCGCGGCTATCGAAGAGATTTTGGCGGCGGGCTCGCCCGTGATCCGTGTTATGCCTAATACTCCGATGTTGGTGGGCAAAGGGAATTCAGCAGTCGCACCTGGCCGTTTCGCGGATCAATCCGCGGTGGAGCAGGTGTGTAAGCTGCTGGAAACAGTCGGTAACGTCACGTTGATAGAAGAATCTGATTTAGATGCTGTTGTCGCTTTATCGGGTTCTTCGCCGGCATATGTTTTTCTCTTTGCTGAGGCGCTTATCGACGCCGGCGTGCATCTGGGTCTGAATCGCGATCAAGCCAAGGAACTGGCAGTTAACGCATTTTATGGGGCGGCTGCAATGCTTAAGGAGACTGGGGAGGAACCTGCGCAATTACGCTCTAACGTTTGTTCTCCGGCAGGCACCACTATTGCAGCTATCCGTGAGCTGGAGGAAAGCGGCTTGCGGGGAATGGTATATCGTGCGGCTGAAGCTGCTGCGAAGAGAAATAACGAGCTGGGTTAA
- a CDS encoding helix-turn-helix domain-containing protein translates to MAREDNGTFLTVAEVAEIMRVSKMTVYRLVHSGELPAVRVGRSFRVHEKAVNEYLDASYYDVG, encoded by the coding sequence ATGGCTAGAGAAGATAATGGCACTTTTTTGACAGTCGCCGAGGTCGCGGAGATTATGCGCGTATCTAAAATGACCGTTTATCGGTTGGTTCACTCCGGTGAGCTTCCGGCAGTTCGCGTGGGACGCAGCTTCCGCGTGCACGAAAAGGCTGTTAACGAGTACCTGGATGCCTCCTACTACGACGTGGGATAA
- a CDS encoding 30S ribosomal protein bS22, whose amino-acid sequence MGSVIKKRRKRMSKKKHRKLLRRTRVQRRKLGK is encoded by the coding sequence ATGGGTTCTGTCATCAAGAAGCGCCGCAAGCGCATGTCCAAGAAAAAGCACCGCAAGTTGCTGCGCCGTACTCGCGTTCAGCGTAGAAAGCTCGGTAAATAA
- a CDS encoding DsbA family protein — protein sequence MFSAKRPAVVALLIVILLIVGIGAYTLGRGSATKNEGTSANKAGTSQESAGPSLPPGFTGKTGSSRVTPGTKTDGPVALANGSYDAMIYGPGKELKSAEDILNVHRRNAKDPFAIGALDAPVVISEYSDFECPFCAKWSNETEPTIIKDYVDKGLVRIEWNDLPVNGPDAVLAAKAGRAAAAQGKFNEFRSALFQASKTIKGHPENKLANFEEFARQAGVKDMTRFSREATDSTYDSVVNKAREYAGSLGINGTPGFVVGTQYVSGAQPTEVFVRAIEAELAKVADGEVAVPRV from the coding sequence ATGTTTTCAGCAAAGCGTCCAGCGGTTGTGGCGCTGCTTATCGTTATTCTTCTCATCGTTGGCATTGGCGCTTATACCTTGGGCCGTGGTTCTGCCACGAAAAACGAGGGCACCTCTGCTAACAAGGCAGGCACGTCACAAGAATCTGCAGGGCCTTCCTTGCCTCCAGGCTTTACGGGTAAGACCGGTTCCTCCCGGGTAACGCCGGGAACAAAGACTGATGGCCCCGTCGCACTGGCAAACGGTTCTTATGACGCCATGATCTACGGTCCCGGAAAAGAACTGAAATCAGCGGAAGACATCCTTAATGTGCATCGTCGAAACGCAAAGGATCCTTTTGCGATCGGCGCACTCGACGCACCCGTCGTGATCTCGGAATACTCTGATTTTGAGTGCCCTTTCTGTGCAAAGTGGTCCAACGAGACCGAGCCGACGATCATTAAAGACTACGTTGACAAGGGTCTTGTTCGTATCGAATGGAATGACCTGCCCGTTAACGGCCCCGATGCGGTCTTGGCGGCTAAAGCCGGACGAGCTGCTGCGGCGCAAGGTAAATTCAATGAGTTCCGCAGCGCGCTTTTCCAGGCCAGCAAAACTATCAAGGGACATCCCGAAAATAAGTTGGCCAACTTCGAGGAGTTCGCTAGGCAGGCAGGCGTGAAAGACATGACGCGCTTTAGCCGAGAGGCCACCGATAGCACGTACGACTCCGTGGTGAACAAGGCCCGCGAATACGCTGGTTCCTTGGGGATCAACGGAACTCCCGGCTTTGTCGTGGGTACCCAGTATGTCTCCGGTGCACAACCCACTGAGGTCTTTGTCCGCGCTATTGAGGCGGAATTAGCCAAGGTCGCAGATGGAGAGGTTGCCGTTCCACGTGTCTGA
- a CDS encoding cytochrome c biogenesis CcdA family protein has product MSDIGLLGAFLGGILALLSPCSALLLPAFFAYAFQRSSQIMARTGVFFLGLAAVLVPVGTAAGRLGGFLALHRETLILGGGIVIVVLGIFTFFGGGISLPGLSGLAGRVRGQGWLSVFLLGAAYGFSGFCAGPLLGAVLTTAVVSASSSYGALVLGCYALGMVVPLVILALFWERIPRGALGGKIVNVGPLKLNTMSMISGVIFVIIGLVFIFTHATTGLPGLLSIETQSAIQAWVLNVAANVSNLTSVLIVLGIIAVGLVIYILRTPEKGKRD; this is encoded by the coding sequence GTGTCTGATATTGGATTACTTGGCGCATTTCTGGGCGGAATCCTAGCGCTGCTGAGTCCGTGTTCTGCGCTGCTGCTCCCGGCGTTCTTTGCCTATGCGTTCCAACGATCTTCGCAGATCATGGCACGGACAGGCGTGTTCTTCCTTGGGCTAGCGGCTGTGCTAGTTCCAGTGGGTACCGCTGCGGGCCGGCTCGGTGGATTTTTGGCGCTGCACCGTGAAACGTTGATTCTCGGCGGCGGGATCGTGATCGTAGTCCTGGGTATTTTTACCTTTTTCGGCGGTGGCATATCCCTGCCAGGCTTGTCTGGATTGGCAGGCCGAGTGCGCGGACAAGGATGGCTCTCTGTCTTTTTGCTAGGCGCGGCTTATGGATTCTCGGGATTCTGCGCAGGTCCATTGCTCGGTGCGGTGCTCACCACTGCCGTTGTGAGCGCATCAAGTTCGTATGGCGCCCTCGTCTTAGGCTGCTATGCCTTGGGAATGGTTGTTCCCCTGGTGATATTGGCACTGTTTTGGGAACGCATTCCGCGCGGTGCGCTAGGCGGCAAGATCGTGAACGTGGGCCCGCTAAAGCTCAACACTATGTCGATGATCTCCGGCGTGATTTTTGTGATCATCGGATTAGTCTTTATCTTCACGCACGCCACGACTGGTCTGCCGGGGCTCCTCAGCATTGAAACCCAGTCCGCAATCCAAGCATGGGTGCTCAATGTAGCAGCTAACGTGAGCAACCTGACGTCCGTGTTGATCGTGCTAGGAATTATCGCGGTCGGGCTGGTGATCTATATTCTCCGGACGCCGGAGAAAGGCAAACGGGATTAG